The following proteins are encoded in a genomic region of Cricetulus griseus strain 17A/GY chromosome 7, alternate assembly CriGri-PICRH-1.0, whole genome shotgun sequence:
- the Ca4 gene encoding carbonic anhydrase 4 produces MIATPPVASSVPDPALGSGFVLKHHAAASCSVGAGLRSQLYRRYPRVTLCAPSPAPLASALRCAWFVQGTSAGKLSPPTSQTSLPELGTLPLDWIGGGGQPSRELSAAEDERECSPLPVEPAHWCYEIQAKEPNSHCQGPADWSGDCKKTHQSPINIDTTEAKVNPDLKPFTFIGYDQKKKWVVKNDGHSVKMMLADGSFIAGGDLPTQYQAVQLHLHWSQEFDRGSEHSIDGKHFAMEVHIVHEKGTSSSKGQDSKDKNAVLAFMVEVGDEMNQGFQPLVEALSHISKPDTNTTMKESCLQDMLPKKEKLVHYFRYLGSLTTPNCDETVVWTVFKEPIKLHKDQILKFSTELYYDEGKKLPMKDNVRPLQQLGNRQVFRSHAPGQLLSLPLTTLLVPTLTCLVTSFLQ; encoded by the exons ATGATCGCGACGCCTCCTGTGGCTTCCTCGGTGCCTGACCCCGCGCTGGGCAGCGGCTTTGTCCTCAAGCACCATGCAGCTGCTTCGTGCTCTGTTGGCGCTGGCTTACGCAGTCAGCTATACCGCAGGTACCCTCGGGTGACCCTCTGCGCCCCCAGCCCCGCTCCCCTCGCCAGCGCGCTCCGCTGCGCGTGGTTCGTGCAGGGAACA TCCGCAGGCAAGCTTTCCCCTCCAACCAGCCAAACCTCCCTTCCAGAGTTAGGTACTCTGCCCTTGGATTGGATTGGGGGCGGGGGTCAGCCCTCAAGGGAGCTCTCGGCAGCAGAGGACGAAAGAGAATGCTCCCCGCTGCCGGTGGAAC CCGCACACTGGTGCTATGAGATCCAGGCCAAGGAGCCCAACAGCCACTGCCAGG GACCTGCCGACTGGAGTGGGGACTGTAAGAAGACCCACCAGTCCCCCATCAACATTGACACCACGGAGGCCAAGGTGAACCCCGACCTGAAGCCCTTCACTTTCATTGGCTACGACCAAAAGAAGAAGTGGGTAGTCAAGAACGATGGGCACTCAG TGAAAATGATGCTGGCAGACGGAAGCTTCATTGCTGGCGGAGACCTGCCTACACAGTACCAGGCTGTGCAGTTGCACCTGCACTGGTCTCAGGAGTTTGACAGGGGCTCAGAACACAGCATTGACGGGAAACACTTTGCCATGGAG GTGCACATTGTACATGAGAAGGGCACATCGAGCAGTAAGGGGCAGGACTCCAAGGACAAGAATGCAGTGCTGGCATTCATGGTTGAG GTGGGAGACGAGATGAACCAGGGCTTCCAGCCCTTGGTGGAGGCACTGTCTCATATCTCCAAACCCG ATACAAACACCACAATGAAGGAGAGCTGCCTGCAGGACATGCTTCCTAAGAAGGAGAAACTGGTTCACTACTTCCGTTACCTGGGCTCACTGACCACCCCGAACTGTGACGAGACGGTCGTCTGGACTGTGTTCAAGGAACCCATTAAGCTCCACAAAGACCAG ATCCTCAAATTCTCCACGGAGCTGTACTATGACGAAGGGAAGAAGCTGCCTATGAAGGACAACGTGAGGCCCCTGCAGCAGCTAGGAAACCGCCAGGTGTTCAGGTCCCACGCCCCAGGACAGCTGCTGTCTTTACCCCTGACCACCCTGTTGGTCCCTACACTCACATGCCTGGTGACCAGCTTCCTCCAATGA